The genomic region CTGCTCCAGCTCGTACAGCTGCCTGACAAGCACGTACTTTCTCATCATCCGTCAACAGACAAGTTTCAATAATGACTTTCACCAAAGCTTTACCCGCAGCAGCTTCAACTACAGCACGAATATCCTGTTCAACGTAATCATCTTTGCCATCTTTCAAAGCACTGATGTTGATGACCATATCGACTTCAGTTGCACCTTTAGCAATCGCATCTTTAGTTTCGAAAGCTTTTGTCTCCGATGTAGATGCTCCCAGAGGGAAACCGATAACGGTGCAGATATCTACGCCAGTACCCTGCAACTGCTCAGCAGCATAAGCAACCCAGCCTGGGTTAACGCATACGGAAGCAAACTGGTATTGCTTCGCTTCTTCGGTTAACTTGGCCATTTCACTTTGCGTTGCGTCCGCACGAAGCAACGTATGGTCGATCATTTTAGCTAATTGTGGTGTAGTCAATTGAATCTCTCCCTTGTCTGAACTAGTTATTTTCTATACCCTTACACTAACATGAACATATGTAAAAATCAACTTGAACTTTTGTTCACGGTTCAATTTACAGTTCTTGCTTCGTTATATTTTCTGCCTTACAAAGCAAAACATCCGCCCTTTTTGCGTGGCAGATGTTGTCATCCATATCCATTCGAAATTAGAATCGCAGTAATGCCTGCGCTGTGTACTGATCTGTAACCAGAATATTCGCATAATGACCTTTAAGCGCGGCGTGAATCGCTTCAATTTTGCGTTGCCCCCCGGCGACAAGGATAGATTTTTCCTTATTTCTCAATTCAGCTAAGTCTATTCCGACGGTTCTGCTGTTAATCTCTTCACTGATCAACTGACCTTCCGCATCAAAAAAGCGTGAACAGATGTCACCAGCACCTGAGTTCATCAGTAATTGTTGCTCTTCTTCATTGAAGTAGCCGAGCCTGAACAATAAGGCATCCTCCTTCACAGTACCGACAGTGAACAAAGCGATGTTGGCTTGTCTGCCAAGTTCCACAATTCTGCCGATATGTCGATCCGCTTCCACCATGTTCTTCACTTCAATATTGTCGAAAATTACGGGCAGTGGCAGATACCTTGGTACCGTGTGGAAGGCCTCAGCGAACAAATGTACAATCTCAGCCGCATACGTATTGACATGGGAGTGACTTACGCCCCCCTTCAATTGAACGACTTCGACACCTTTGACCTGCTTGGGACGAAGCTGGCGTGCTACGGCATGCATGGTTGTTCCCCAGGTCACCCCGATAATATCTGCATCCTGAACCGTCTCCTGAAGATAGTCTGCTGCTCGTTTGCTAATATGCTTCTGTATTTCCTCATCACTCTTCAACGGGGCAAAACACACAAGTGCCGTATCCAGATCATATTTCGACTTGAGTTCACCGGCAATGATATCGATATCCTCCAGCGGGTCCATAATTTCAATTCGCACGTATCCGCGATCTTTGGCGTACTGAAGTAATCTTGATACTGTTGGACGCGACACGCCTAAGCGGGCGGCAATGTCCTGCTGGCTGTAATCGGACTGATAATACAATTTCGCTGCTTCAATGCTTAATCGTTGCTTCTCCAGATCCATTCCCATGTGCGCTCATCTCACTCATCCCTATTATCGTTGGAAAATAAATACTCGTCCTGTATATTATACATGGATTGAGTATCTGGTCACTATATAGCTTCCAATTCAGTATCGTGATCATTCGACTCATATTCCTTTCTGACGTATAAAACGGGAGAAACGATGCATACTACTGCGGTCGCTTCATCATTGCCAAGATTGGTTCACCCCATTAATTGCACAGAGAGGAAGAACTACATGTCTACCTTATTGTATATTACTGCCCATCCTCATGATCATGAAACCTCCTTCAGCATGGCTACAGGTAAAGCATTTATTGACGCGTATCGCGAAAGTCACTCTTCTGATGAGATTGTTCACCTCGATCTGTATCGCTCGGATATTCCCCATATTGATGCGGATGTCTTCAGTGGGTGGGGCAAACTGCAATCGGGAAGTGATCTGACTGCCGAAGAGCAGACCAAAGTAAGTCGTTTAAATGAACTGTCAGATCAATTCGCTGCTGCAGATAAATATGTTTTTGTAACCCCGATGTGGAACTTCTCATTTCCTCCAATTCTGAAGGCTTATGTCGACTCTATCTGCGTAGCTGGCAAAACATTTCGTTATACGGAACAAGGTCCTGTTGGACTACTGTCTGATAAAAAAGCATTGCATATTCAGGCCCGCGGCGGCATTTATTCTGAAGGCCCAGCGGCCCAGATGGAATCCGGTCATCGTTACCTGAGCATTATCATGTCATTCCTCGGTGTACCGAAGCTTGATGGCATTTTTGTTGAGGGGCACAATCAATATAAAGACCGTGCAGATGAGATTAAGCAACAAGCTATCGAGCAAGCAAGCACTTTCGCAAAACAATTTTAAGAGTAGTAGTTCAAAAAGTCCGCTTTTGAACACTCACTTAAAGTGTAGTAAAACAATCAAAGCATAAACAAAACCCGCGTGCGTCCCAGGGAATAATCCCAGGAAGCACGCGGGTTTTCAATGTATAATCAACCTCGAGCTTATTGATGTCCAGCGCTGGCACGGCTCATGGTTTCAAGTTTACGTGTGATCGCATGACGGTCTACTTTCAATCCCCAGATCATTTCGATAATCTGTTCTTTCTCCTCAGGACTGTCGGCATGCTTCAATTGCATTAACAGATCATGCATTTGTTCATTAATGCCTTCAAATTGAATCCATAAATCCTGTCTTACCTCTTTGGAATCCAGATGATGATTCGCATCGACTTCTTCCTTCAATGCTTGCATAATAGCATCTTTCCATTCGTCATCACCTAGCTGTTTCGCAATGTTCAGGAGATCCAGATAATCGTCAACAAGAAGTGAGTTCAATTCAGCATGTGTTTTCATCGTTTATTGCATCCCCTTTTAGTCTATTTACCAAGTATTATACTCGGTATTTCAGGAGATGCAATACCTGTCGGAAAAAGTTGATTTATGTAACCTGTCCCTTCAGCCTATGTACAAGCAAATTACACAACGTAAAACCGATTAAAACATACACACCGATCATACCCACAATGCCTATCCATCCCAAATGGCTGTAAAGCAATCCGCCCCCTGTTC from Paenibacillus sp. FSL R5-0341 harbors:
- the deoC gene encoding deoxyribose-phosphate aldolase — translated: MIDHTLLRADATQSEMAKLTEEAKQYQFASVCVNPGWVAYAAEQLQGTGVDICTVIGFPLGASTSETKAFETKDAIAKGATEVDMVINISALKDGKDDYVEQDIRAVVEAAAGKALVKVIIETCLLTDDEKVRACQAAVRAGADFVKTSTGFSTGGATPEDIALMRRTVGPDVGVKASGGVRSLEDMQKMIEAGATRIGASSGVKIMQGGQSTSSY
- a CDS encoding sugar-binding transcriptional regulator, yielding MDLEKQRLSIEAAKLYYQSDYSQQDIAARLGVSRPTVSRLLQYAKDRGYVRIEIMDPLEDIDIIAGELKSKYDLDTALVCFAPLKSDEEIQKHISKRAADYLQETVQDADIIGVTWGTTMHAVARQLRPKQVKGVEVVQLKGGVSHSHVNTYAAEIVHLFAEAFHTVPRYLPLPVIFDNIEVKNMVEADRHIGRIVELGRQANIALFTVGTVKEDALLFRLGYFNEEEQQLLMNSGAGDICSRFFDAEGQLISEEINSRTVGIDLAELRNKEKSILVAGGQRKIEAIHAALKGHYANILVTDQYTAQALLRF
- a CDS encoding FMN-dependent NADH-azoreductase, which produces MSTLLYITAHPHDHETSFSMATGKAFIDAYRESHSSDEIVHLDLYRSDIPHIDADVFSGWGKLQSGSDLTAEEQTKVSRLNELSDQFAAADKYVFVTPMWNFSFPPILKAYVDSICVAGKTFRYTEQGPVGLLSDKKALHIQARGGIYSEGPAAQMESGHRYLSIIMSFLGVPKLDGIFVEGHNQYKDRADEIKQQAIEQASTFAKQF